Below is a window of Musa acuminata AAA Group cultivar baxijiao chromosome BXJ3-11, Cavendish_Baxijiao_AAA, whole genome shotgun sequence DNA.
TTGAGACAGTATAATAGATATCAAGGTAGGACAGTTTCTAAGGgtctctatttatttattttactagaATTTTTCTCTAATTTCTCTTCGCTTCTCCCTTGAGTTTTGTAAGCACTACATTCTAAAATCTATAGGTACAAGCTACCATATCTCCCGCTGGAAATAGTTAGCCAGAAAAGgcaaataaatgaaaattttaaacaaTTAAGGTCATTAACTTCAATTACCATTTTGTCATAGAATTGGGATCGATAAGCAACCTACAAGTTCGGCTTTCTCTTTCCCAATGCCTCCTCTCATTAAGCTATTTGCATAATCTTAGGTAAAATAGACATACGGTGAAAAGACCTCCATGTTCACCACAGAGATCATTTGAATTACAAGAATGCACTACAGGTGCAGATGCAAATATGGGACATGATGAAGCAAAACCATAGAAGATAGGAGTGTTTTTCTAAGCAAATTTCAAACTAAACTATCTTTGGATACTAAATTCATCATGTCTACAAAATCAAATGTTGccattttacttaccaaaaagatGGATGTTTTCAATAAAACAAGATGATAAGGATTTGTAGCAAAGAAAATAAAGCATAATCCATATATGTGGTGCAGAGTATATCTGAGCTGTGTATTCCTGTGATATATTGCTGAAGAATCTATTATGATTTATCCATGAAAGTCTTATTTAGTTGTGTAAGCTTTGAAAACATGGAAAGTCAAGGATCTAGTACCTGTCTTTAGTGACGAGCAACCATCAAGCATGGGAATGTGGCAACAGCCAGCTTTCCTCTGCATGAAAATTGTATCTCTAATTGAAATCATCAGACCACTAAAATCATATTTCTTCTCTGTTTATAACTTCCCTGACCACCAATGTCCTCCCATTAAATACCTGCAGGAAACACCATCTTGTGAAGAACTGATATAATCAAAATTAAAGCATCTAAGTTGCTAACTGCAACTGCTTGTCAAAGGTGCTACACACAGATTAGTCAAACAAAGACATTAAGGAACATCCATGAGAATTAAGATGgctgtgaaaaaaaaaagataaaagagatgAATTAGTGGCTGGCGTTAACATCAGAAGATAGTTGTGTAAAATTTGAAACTTGCACCAAATTTTATGTATACTTGTAAGCACTAAAATCCCAAGGAAAACCAGGAGGACTACCGATCCACTTGTCTCCAAAGCAGCCCTAAGTTCATCAGAAGAAGTGAAGGAAAGAAAACCATAGACACGGTTTCTCCCTCGTTTGCGATCATATAGCACTCTAGCACTTACGATGTTTCCAAATTTACTAAAATACTCCCTCAAATCTTCAGGTCTCACAGACCATGCAAGATTACCAACATAGACTTTGTGTGGGCTCTCAAAAACCATGTTCCTTTTAGGTGTTGTATTCAAGGCCTCCATGTTTTTCCTCCGAGAGCTCATATCAGCTGAAAATTTGACACGCAATTCTCGCCCACCAAGGTCCTATAAAAAGACAAGGATATATCAGTAACCATGtacagaatttttttaaaaaataaggacACGTTATGTAACTTACTGATCCATCCAATGCAACCATTGCTGCTTTAGCTTCTTGGATAGAATTCATCGTAACATAACCACAACCTCGACTAATCCCTGTCTCAGCATCCCTTGAAACCTGAAACAGTTCATATTTCAGGTGAGAACCAATAACAGCACATTGAAATACAGTATGaatccacaaaagaaaaaaaatgaattgtGGAAATCAGCGAAAAATACTAGTGTTGACACAGCAATGTGTGACCAATATGGGAAATTATGAGAACTGGAATAAACAGACCACTGTCAACAAAAACACAATGAGAGAATTTACTTTATGAAATACATGATATTTACAATAAGTAAAATAATGATATCCCAGTTGCACATAAATTACAAAGTTCAACTATGGTGACAAGGTAAATCTCACTGTTAGAACAAATATTAAATGCATTTACAAGGCTAAATTCAAAGGAGAAAGCAAAGTACAAAAACAACTAACCTTTTTCATGACAGACAAAACATAAAAAATGGAATTTTTATTCTGTTATCCATGTTTTACACAACATCGGATGATATCCTAATAACTAATCAAGCAACTCCATGAAGTTTAAGCTAAGAACTTCCTCAAAATTTGTCACATAGTAAATTGGAGCATCAGCAACTAAGGAAACTAAGTGGAGGCCAGTAAGCTGGGCAAAGAAAAGATGGTGAAGAATATTGACTTGGAACACAGTAAAACCAGGTCATTAGATAGGAAAGAGACACTTTATCAGTTAGTATCATTTCATGACCTGATTGAAACATGCCAAACCTGTCAATTGCACTAAAATCTTCAAGATTTACAAAGACATAGAGAAGAGAAGCAAAATTCTAGTAAAACTTAATGAAACCAGAAGTACCAAAACCTTAAACAGCTATACCATCAGATCAAGAACCCTGATTGCAGTTATTCAAACAATTGAATAGTTTATTCAGCAAGAAAATGTATACAAGATGTAGATCTTCCACAAACATTAAGCAAGCAAATTTTCTAGCTTCTCCAATGTTAGTCCCTTTATCATTAGTACAAACAGATCTTCTTATCTAAAATATAACACTATTTCCACTTTGTTGATCTAGAAGGCAGATAAAAACCTCTAAACCCAATTTAGGACACAAAAATAACTATCACAATGAAGAATTttataaggtttttttttttttcaaaaagactACTCACATAATGCTCACATGGAGAAATTGCAACTTCTCTTCTCCAAACTGAAAAAGGACTACTTAAAGGTTGTCATCTCCAGCAATCTGAAATCTTTTTCGCATTTTTGTCAAGAGCTAACACTTAAAGAGCCGGACAAACTCTTCAGGCGAAGTGACACAAATTCCTAAACTGAACACCAGAAATTGATTCTGATCAACCAAGATGGTCCTATATATAGGTGACGAGTTTAGAGAAAGGAAATGATTTCCCCATGGCTGAGCACCACCTAACTATATAATTCTCAATTTTGAATGTCTTCCCATATCATTTGCCTTTCGACTCTCCACAGTAGGTTAAATAAAACAGACTAGGTTCATAATACAACATGAAATATACACTGGAGCCACAGAAACTTAATAATTGGCAAATTTTGGATATTCCTTTAGCATTTTGGTCAGAGGCTGATGGGGGAGGATACACTGCATCAATCCTATGCTAACAGATGTTCATATCAGCATCCACCGCATCAGCATCCCTCTTGCATCGATTCCGGAAGAGAGCTGACCCACCTCAGGTTGATTGGGTCCGTGCCCCTCCAATCTGAGTGACTTGGTTCCTAGTACCTTGACAGGGACAACACCATCAAAGACTCGTGATGGAAGGTAATGGACCAACTAACCCCCTACCAAGTGCCACCCTCCTATTAGACGTCACTCTCATGTCAGGCACCATCCCAGCCAGAAGCCACCTTTTGCATAGGACGTCATTCTCCTGCTAAGCGTCAAACACCAGTCCTGCCTGATGTCATTCTCTTGGAAAATGTCACAACTTCATCAAGTGCCACACCACTACCACATACACAGAAGGTGTCCCTAACCACAATGCAGAACACATGGAGTTTCTCTTCAGCCACACGATCCCTTCCCACATTATAAGGGCAACACCATACGATAACAAGAAGACACCCTTGCAATCCGACTTGACTCTCAGCCTCTCCTGCCTTTCAATGCTCCATCGGAATCAACACTGACAGATGAACTCCACTTGGTGGTCAAGACAGAGATCCATCAGAAGCTAACACTAAAAAGGTCCAAATACCTTTCAGGCAAATCTACACAAATTCCCAAACTGAACACCAGAAATTGAATTTGATCGACCAAATGACAAGTTTAGAGAGTGAAGTTCAATTTCCCAGCGGCTAAGCATCACCAAACCATATAATTCTCGGTTATGAAACCCCCTCACATACACTTGCCATAGGATATCTCACAGTAGGTTAAACAATAGAGACTATTTTCATAATGCAACATGAAACATGTATGTACTGACGGCATGGAAACGTGAGTACATGAAACATGTACTCAAGAAAAGAAGCCCCTTCTTCGCTACAAGCGAAAGTTGGCATGCCCCCTTTTGATGCCGAGCCTCACTCACGCCTAAGACAACAGAAACTAATTGAGGATAGGAACGGCAAAAAGCGAGAAGGAAACCAGTAAACGAAGTTAAGCGCCACCACCTCGACGGAATGAACGGTGCCATGAGGTTTGAAGAGATCCAAGAGCTGGGGGATGTCGCAACTCCTGGGAAGATTGCACACGTATAATTCGCACCGCCGTCGCACCGGGGCTTTCACCTCCTTGGGGACCCCGTCGTCAGCGCCGTCATCGAGTTTCTCGTCGACCACCGTGGTGACAGCGGCGTTCTCTTCGGCCCCATCGACGGCGAGGGCCTTCTTAGCTCTGGGGAAAGAGGGAAGTGGCGTAAGAGGGGAGAGAGGATGGTGACAGTGGGAAACGGAGAGGGGCACGGACGCGAAGTGGTGGAAAGAAGGGAGGCGGAGAGAGGAGGACGAGAGGAGTCTGTTGGGGAAACGgaggagagagagtttaagaaggGAACAAGAAGCGGCGTCCGTTgtggctgcagctgtggctgcggCAGCCATCGCTCGATGGGAGACGGGAGGCGGGCAGAGAGAAGAACGAAAGAAGCGAAAGGGATAAGACGCCGATATTTTAGATGGCCTCATTAacgaaataaataataaaaatcttgATTGATTCAATATAATATGCCCGAGTGAAACAAAAGCTCGAGTTCGAGTTCGCACGGTTCGACCACCCAACACAAATATGATTCCGTTTCGAGACTCCAATGCGTAGTCACCGCTGCAGGACAGGACTATATAAGGAGCGATTTAGGATCGCATCATCGCCCTTAGGTCGCATTTCCTGCGTAGTTTGGATTGGGGAGTCGGTTGCCGATGCACCAATTGAAGCGGCTCCTAGCGGCCGGAGGCGGCGGCAGAAGGAGCAGCGACGGCGGATTCCGTTCTCCCGTCCTgctgcttctcttcctctttgTTCTCGCTCCTTCGCTCTTCTTTGCGGCACGTGGCAGCATCCGCGCCGCCCCCATCTCTCCCGGTGAGTGGAGTCTTCTCTGTTCCTGTTTGAGATTCGATGGTTTTCTTGAGATCTGGGTTTGGGAGCCCGTAGACGACTCAGATCCATGCTTCGTTGGTTGTGACCTGGATGTTATTTTCTTGAAGATCCAATGAGTGCGATGTCTATGATTTACCAAATTGGTTCGGATGCGGCTTCCTGAGCACCTCATTTTCTAATTCTTTCACAATGATTTTGACTCAAAATCTTTATGAGACCTAATTTATCTCAAGAAATCTCCTGATTGCTGTTACATGTCTAAGTTCAAATGCTGAGCACGACAGCGCAAGAACCGTATAATGTATACCTAATCGTAGTTTAGCATTGTTGTTAAGCATGCAACAAACAGAGCCCAAGAATTTGAAGGGTTAAGACCTATTATGCACAAGAATTATATTTTGAATTAGCTATATGCTACGTTATACCGATATGATATATGACAGCTGCTCATGAACTAAgggttaatttgaaatcatcaaaTAAGCTTTACTGTTTGGAGAGACTGCATGATTTGGCTTTGTTCAACCTACTTTAGATGCAAGCCGCTTAAATTTATGTTTCCTCTTTAGTATGTTGAAATGATGTATGATAAACATTATGTTTTATCCAAACTTTGCATATGCTCCTTATAATTCTATCCATCATATATACAAGAAAAGAAGTTGGTAACATATTGACACTTTTGTTATTCTTTCAAGTACAAAAACATGCTGAAATTATGAAGATTCTTTATCTTCAGTATATTTCCTTTATATCCTCATCTAATATTTAGGGGGTGACTGAAATCATTATACTGTGAAGAACATCTCCATTCAAGCTTGAACACCTAAGCATGCTGCCATCTATAAATTCTGTTTAGTCTTTCAACTATTATGTGACACTTAAATATTTATGTAGTTAAGTAGGAGTCATCAAGGGTCTCTATTGTTTTCTGGACCAGTGTGGCTTATACTTTTTCttttgctacagaaaaagaccttTGGTTTCTTGTTGCAATTGACTTAAAACCAATATGCGGAGAAACATGTATCAGCCTTTTTATTATTGTAAAAATGATGTTTTAAGTGACATGTAGCACACTAATGCATCAGTTAAGTGGCTAGTGATGAATTAAAAAGGGCAACTAAATGATGTACATCATTTCAATAGGATGAGAATAACTTCCAATCAAACCATTGTAACTATTGCTGTAATTTCTTTTGAACTCTGATGACTTGTTTGTTTCTGTAACATCTTCCCATCATAGAAGATTGTGTGAAGTTCACAAATATGATTCAttaaaaattattcaaaaaaatgaATTTGAAAATTTAGATGGGCTGCATTAGGAGGACTTCACCAAGTATTGATATCGACACAACTGAATTTATTGGATTATATTCAGTTGGTTCCTAATACAAATATTTTTAATGGTAGCAAATTCAATCCCTTGTTCGTCTAGACTATTTACCATTTCTAACAAGATGTTAAAGTTAGCTTCATGATTGCATGCATAAAAAATTGTGAGCACTAAGGTGGACTCGCTTCCTGCCAGTAGCCCTTTTAGGTTCTAAGCAAGTTTCTCACATGTCATGATTGTACCTAAGTAGGATACAGAGCCAAATTTTGCAGGCAAATGCTATTATGTATTATAGTCAACCCATTTATGATGGATAAGGCTTGTTTGATGCTGATGATGACGGGGACGCCGGGGAGTCCACATTGCTGCCATCGTCGATCGAGGCTTGTTTGATACTGTCCACATCGCTGTCATGCCTCCGGATCGATCGAGATGCTGAATGTGATTGAAAAGTTATCTATATACCTTTGATCAGAGAGTTCTTCCTCTAACTTAGATATAATCTTCCCTAATTAGTCTCTCAAGCTTGATTTAATCCATAAATTACAGCTTTGTGAAGTTTTAAGATAGTGCAATGTGAGAATAAGAGAAAGAAGGGAGTGacaaagagattgagagagtataagagtttgagagagtgaaagggcgtgaaagagaggaggaaagggtttaaaaatcctTTCAAATGGATTTGACTGTTGGAAAGGGTTAAATTTGAGCCGTCGGTCGGTAGCGATCGAAATTCAATCATTACCGATCGGTACAGGTCTTTAATGGTCGGATTTCGACTATTACTGAATGGTTTAGGCCCATATCAGGTGATACAAAGTCTTTTAGTAAATACCACCTTATACAAGGTGGTCTACATACCAGTCCCCTGTCGGACTGGTATATATCAGGCGGTATACCATAGTACAATGAACCCTGGTTTTAATAATCAATTTTCTTTTACTAGACCATGTATTGTTGAGTTCTTTTGCTGTTTTTTATCATGTAGTTGACATGTATATGGTTCAATTGTACTGGAGATAAAAAAATGTGAATTATGTAACAAaatgatatttcttttttttgtaaACTAAGTCATCTATTTTTAGGGTGTATATTCTTTCTGGACAAGTAGCCTTTTAGGTGACTGCTTACTGCTCAGTATTTATTCATAACTCCTTGGAAGATGAATTTTAGAAGGATGGATATTACTCACAAGGACGTAGTTAGAGGATATTAAACTATTAGTTGACCATATACTCCTAAGATATCCTAGGCCAAAGGAGACAAATAAATTCAACTGTTCATCCTTAATAAATTTCCAGTCTGGATAtaagttttgataatttaaatactATATGATCGTTTGTCAACTTTTGCTCCAAATGAATGGGTTATTTTTATGCCATTGGTAGTTAGAAAGGATGTTAAAAAATAGTCCTATAGATGGTAGATTTACAAATTTCTGTGCTGCTTATACGCACCATGTAATATGTGTCAAGCATCAGTAAGTTTTCTTTTATTCTTCGTATTTCTGTCCCTCTTTTTATATGCTTGTGgttgaattttaaattttcaaaggTATGCTACTGTCATGGACAGTGGTTGTTATTTGTGATAtgtgaaatttattatttttgataCAGATGATACAAGCAGTCCAAACTTTTCAAGCCATAGGATAATTTCACTAACATATTTGCTACATTTCTTATCAAGAAATGCAACTCTATTTTGCCTTGTATCTCACCTTCAAACTCTTCTACCGAGTTCATATTGGAGAGAACAGTACCTGTTGACTGCCTTTGGAATATGTGCTCACTGATTGCTGGTATTACTTTATCATCTTGTGTGGTTAATGTACATTAGTCATGATTGCTGATCTGAGGTGACAAGATGCTTGGATTTCAGGTTTTACTTCATTTGCTTTTTCTTAGTCTGAGACAAGCCGTGGATTCGACCAAGCAGTGGCTGGGCATATGGGATGAATACTTTTTACCTTAAGGAGTGGAAGAAGAAAGATATAACTCGTATTTATCACAAGTGGCAGAAAATGGTATGTTTATGGAAAAACTTCTCTTCATTTAGTTCCTCATAACTGTATATGatgtttgaaaaataaaaatgtcatatattctaaatatataaattatgctaCCATTGAACTAATTATGCTGTTTTTCAATACTTTGTGCCTTATGTTGAATAGAGTACTTCTAGGCCATGTTCATTCAGGGACACGTTTGGCATATTTGTAGTTTCTATATAAATAATAGTCAGAGAGGATTTTAAGTATATAAACTGCGCACAAACCTTTTTTCCCTTAACTTGCGTTAGAATTACCATAACTTATGTTCTTTGCCTTTCCCATAGAATAGCATTATTTTTAGTCAGAATCCAGGTTTGTTCTACAGATTTCCCTCCCAAATATAGCATTTAGAATGTTTTAAACTGTGCATATGTTTGAGTCAAGGTATGTAATTTCGTACTGTACCAAAGTTTCAACGTTCGTTCGGTACGGTAtaaaactgtataccgagcggtataccgttcgatataccgctcggtatatatatatatttatatattttttttataaaaggcgacgtcgccttttccttctcccacgtggggttatatatatatatatatttatttatttatttatatttatatttatatttatatttatatttataatatttttataaaaggtgatgTCGTGTCACCTCGGTGATATCGcttcgtgtatatatatatatatatatcgttccgtcCGATGACGGGCGGTCCATGTACCGGTAAgttgacggaccggtatgtaccgcccgtactggaagatattatttgaaattgTATACCTTAGTTTGAGTTACTTACCCTTCTTATTGTTGAAAACTTTAGCTTTTGGTTAATCTGAGATCCCTGTAGTCTTGGTTGTCAAGTCTGTTAGTTCAACTTAACTGTTATCCTTGCTTAGAATAAATTTGGAAACTTTCTCATTGTGACGATCCTTGTATTACCTCTACACAGAGCATTCAGTTGGAATTTTGAACGACATAACCTGTGTTACTTTCACCATATATGCTCAATGAATCAAAGTGTTGTTTTCTCATCCCAGGTTCACTAGTATGGTGGAAGTACAGCACTGACCAGACGGATCTTTATTCTGTTACTCCTAATTTAATTATCTCATAAATATTCCATATACCCTGGTTTGTTGGTAAATGAATTATGCAAATTTACATTGTGGTCTCATTTCCACTAGCATTTTCCTTAAAAGTGTTCAGTTTTCATTCTGGATCGTTATTGACACCTTCTGCGTTCACAAGTTCAACAGACATTCTCCTCTAGCAATCAACACATGATCTCTATAAAATACTGCTTCATTAGCAATTTTGAAGCCAGATGGTATATTCAGAAACTTGGTGTGGCCATGTTGAATTTTAACCACTGTCAACCTAGATTCATAGATGTGACATGGATTATATTCTAGTGCTTGCCTCAGGCAGATATTCCGCATACAAAACTTAGCCTCCTCTTCTAGTAACCGTG
It encodes the following:
- the LOC135582128 gene encoding 29 kDa ribonucleoprotein A, chloroplastic-like isoform X2, which codes for MAAAATAAATTDAASCSLLKLSLLRFPNRLLSSSSLRLPSFHHFASVPLSVSHCHHPLSPLTPLPSFPRAKKALAVDGAEENAAVTTVVDEKLDDGADDGVPKEVKAPVRRRCELYVCNLPRSCDIPQLLDLFKPHGTVHSVEVSRDAETGISRGCGYVTMNSIQEAKAAMVALDGSDLGGRELRVKFSADMSSRRKNMEALNTTPKRNMVFESPHKVYVGNLAWSVRPEDLREYFSKFGNIVSARVLYDRKRGRNRVYGFLSFTSSDELRAALETSGSVFNGRTLVVREVINREEI
- the LOC135582128 gene encoding 28 kDa ribonucleoprotein, chloroplastic-like isoform X3 yields the protein MAAAATAAATTDAASCSLLKLSLLRFPNRLLSSSSLRLPSFHHFASVPLSVSHCHHPLSPLTPLPSFPRAKKALAVDGAEENAAVTTVVDEKLDDGADDGVPKEVKAPVRRRCELYVCNLPRSCDIPQLLDLFKPHGTVHSVEVSRDAETGISRGCGYVTMNSIQEAKAAMVALDGSDLGGRELRVKFSADMSSRRKNMEALNTTPKRNMVFESPHKVYVGNLAWSVRPEDLREYFSKFGNIVSARVLYDRKRGRNRVYGFLSFTSSDELRAALETSGSVVLLVFLGILVLTSI
- the LOC135582128 gene encoding 28 kDa ribonucleoprotein, chloroplastic-like isoform X1 — encoded protein: MAAAATAAATTDAASCSLLKLSLLRFPNRLLSSSSLRLPSFHHFASVPLSVSHCHHPLSPLTPLPSFPRAKKALAVDGAEENAAVTTVVDEKLDDGADDGVPKEVKAPVRRRCELYVCNLPRSCDIPQLLDLFKPHGTVHSVEVSRDAETGISRGCGYVTMNSIQEAKAAMVALDGSDLGGRELRVKFSADMSSRRKNMEALNTTPKRNMVFESPHKVYVGNLAWSVRPEDLREYFSKFGNIVSARVLYDRKRGRNRVYGFLSFTSSDELRAALETSGSVVLLVFLGILVLTSIHKIWCKFQILHNYLLMLTPATNSSLLSFFFHSHLNSHGCSLMSLFD